A stretch of Limanda limanda chromosome 7, fLimLim1.1, whole genome shotgun sequence DNA encodes these proteins:
- the vgll4a gene encoding transcription cofactor vestigial-like protein 4 has translation MLFTRMDLLNSQFLDKMNNNIGRLHYDDESRTPPMPTAMSNITGPPPHCPSKRKYGEEQMDDRMNCDDDHMTKMSRLFATQLARPSAGDNRNEHWSHSPVEHITSSSNGLHGTHLYASISGYAVDQPLPLTKSSHDIGVGGRERSVMGGTVERQQNRPSVITCAPASNRNCNLSHCHMNGCSPSPPADQRKTNANTVCDPVIEEHFRRSLGKNYKEAEPESNSVSITGSVDDHFAKALGDAWLQIKAKGGGHQSPDSDP, from the exons ATGCTTTTCACTAGAATGGACCTGCTGAACTCTCAGTTCCTGGACAAGATGAACAATAACATCGGGAGACTGCACTACGACG ATGAGTCCAGGACACCCCCCATGCCCACGGCCATGTCCAACATAACCGGGCCCCCTCCTCACTGCCCAAGCAAACGGAAGTATGGAGAAGAACAAATGGACGACCGGATGAACTGTGATGACGACCACATGACCAAAATGAGCAGATTGTTTGCCACTCAGCT GGCCCGTCCCTCTGCTGGAGACAATCGTAATGAGCACTGGAGTCACAGTCCTGTGGAGCACATCACATCCTCTTCTAATGGTCTCCATGGGACCCACTTGTATGCTTCCATTTCGGGCTACGCTGTGGACCAGCCTCTGCCTCTGACCAAAAGCAGCCACGACATTGGAGTTGGGGGCAGAGAGAGATCTGTCATGGGTGGGACTGTCGAGCGGCAGCAG AATCGTCCCTCAGTTATTACCTGTGCCCCGGCGAGCAACCGCAACTGTAATCTCTCTCACTGCCACATGAACGGCTGCTCTCCCAGCCCACCTGCTGATCAGAGGAAGACCAACG CCAACACAGTATGTGACCCCGTGATTGAGGAGCACTTCCGTCGCAGCCTTGGGAAAAACTACAAAGAGGCGGAGCCTGAGTCCAACTCGGTGTCCATCACAGGGTCGGTGGATGACCACTTCGCCAAAGCCCTGGGAGATGCCTGGCTCCAAATCAAGGCCAAGGGCGGGGGTCATCAGAGCCCAGATTCAGATCCATGA